The Pseudomonadota bacterium genome contains the following window.
CTGTCAGCCTTTTTTCCATGGAAACTGCCCTGAAGTCCACATCTGCAGATGTGACGCCTGCTACGACACTGGCGCATTTTGGAACAAATCTGCATGGTGTTATCATGGAAGAAATCATGGCAACAACAAAAGGCAAGCCAGCCACACAGGGATGGCTTCTGGAAAATCTTGACAGGCTGTTTGATCCTGTCACAGCCAGGCGCCTGGATATAGATCCGTTTGTCGATCTGGGCGGAGAGGCTGCGTTCAGGGCACTACACCGGCTTGTGAACTGGAATGCCGGGAATCAGACCGGGAAAGCTGTCGCCCTGTCAGAGACTGCTGTGGCACAGCTTCTGCGTGACAGGGTGGCCGAAGTAAAAAAGGCAGAAGTCGCCGGAGAGAGTGTGTTTGTCACCCTGTCTGGCAACCGCGATGCAAAAACCGGCCTGGCGTGGATCCAGGATATGGGAAAAACTCCCGGGCAGATCCCGGCAGGTATAAAGGTATCGGATTTTCTGCCGGCCGATATCTTTGCCGCCAGCTTGGTGCAGGGTATCAATGGCAGCGGAGTTCTGGATATTGTCCGGAAGGGCTTCGTCTGGAAAGATCATATGAAAGACAAACCTGATTTCCAGCGCGGGGCAGCCTGGAATGAATCCCTTGAGATTGTGGATGGCAACCACTCCAGCGGGGTGCATGTCAATACCTTCTTCCTGCAGTATCCAGGCCTGCGCCTCACGGATCCGCAAGATCCTGCCCGTATTACACTGGAAGTTCCTGCCCATACCAGGGTTGCCCATATTGTTGAAAAGAAAGGACCGGAAGGTTCGCAGATCCTTCTTGTTGCAGATGGTATTCCGGAAACTCTGGCGGATATCCTGAAATCACAGAAGATCACTGTTGTTGAACGTTCAGCGCCTGGCAGCGCTGCAAAAACAGACCGGTGGGTCAGGGAAGTTCTGGGTGATGGAAAGGCTCTGACGGATTCTGAAATAAAGAAAATTATCGGTGCGTTTACACTCCGGAATGTCATACCCGTCGGGGTCCACGACAATGGGCTTGGCAATCTGCTGACAGGAAGGGACATGAAAGTTGTTGCCCCCGTCATCATCCGCACCACTCCTGCCCCGAAAGATTCTGTCACAGCAGCCATGACCCAGAATGTTCAGCAAGCTGCGAAACAGGTACCTCCGCCCCCTGCTGTTGCATCTGTTGCGGCTCCGGGTCAGAGGGCTGTCCGCGCCGCTGCGCCATAAGAAAGATCAGGCCCCCGCGGCTGGTTCCGCGGGGCGCTTTCTTTCTGTCCGGTGCACCAGGGCGATGGAGATTTCATAAAGGGCCAGCATGGGCAGGGCCAGGATGACCTGGGAGACCATGTCCGGTGTGGGGGTCAGGATGGCTGCGGCCAGAAAGATGGCCACAATCACCATGCGGCGCCGGGAGGCCAGCCCCTGTGCTGTGACCAGGCCCATGCGGCCCAGCAGGGTCAATACGACCGGGAGCTGAAAGCACAGGCCAAAGCCCACCATCATGGATGTGACCAGCGATACGTACTGGGTCAACCGTGGTTCGCTTTCAATGGCAATGGCGCCGGTGCCAGCGGGAACCTGGAACTGCAGGAAAAACTTCAGGGCCATGGGCATGACCGGCCAGTACGCCAGCGCTGCGCCCAGGACGAACAGGACGGGACTGGCTATCAGGAAAAAGACAAAGGCCTTTTTTTCTTCCTTGTACATGCCCGGTGCGACAAACATCCACATCTGGCCGGCAATAACCGGAAAAGCCAGGCAGAATGCTCCCCAGAAGGCTGCTTTTACGTAGGTGGAAAAGATATCCTGTGGCGCCGTGCTGATCAGCCGGATTCCCTGGTCCGGCGCGGCCCACAGCAGAGGGCGGGCCAGAAACTGCACAATTTCGGGCGCCAAAGCACAGCATCCGGCGAGCACCAGGGCCAGAAAAGCCACGGACCACAGCAGGCGTCGCCGCAACTCGGCCAGGTGCGCCATCAGGGGCTGGCGGGTCATGTCGGGACCAGTCATGGGATATGGTCCGGGGGAGGAGGCGGAACGGAGGGCTTCCAGTCTTTCAGTTCCTGGATCTGGCGGCGCATTTCCTCCATGTCCGCCTCGTGCATGGCCTGGTCAAAGGTGCTGCGCAGGCCGGCAGCCATCGAACGCAATTTTCGGGCCCACTGGCCGCCTGTATGCATCACACGGGGAATATCCTTTGGCCCCAGAACCACCAGGGCCACAATTGCAACCAGAAACAGCTCCTGCCAGCCGA
Protein-coding sequences here:
- the tatC gene encoding twin-arginine translocase subunit TatC, with the translated sequence MTGPDMTRQPLMAHLAELRRRLLWSVAFLALVLAGCCALAPEIVQFLARPLLWAAPDQGIRLISTAPQDIFSTYVKAAFWGAFCLAFPVIAGQMWMFVAPGMYKEEKKAFVFFLIASPVLFVLGAALAYWPVMPMALKFFLQFQVPAGTGAIAIESEPRLTQYVSLVTSMMVGFGLCFQLPVVLTLLGRMGLVTAQGLASRRRMVIVAIFLAAAILTPTPDMVSQVILALPMLALYEISIALVHRTERKRPAEPAAGA
- the tatB gene encoding Sec-independent protein translocase protein TatB, with amino-acid sequence MFGIGWQELFLVAIVALVVLGPKDIPRVMHTGGQWARKLRSMAAGLRSTFDQAMHEADMEEMRRQIQELKDWKPSVPPPPPDHIP